In Aedes albopictus strain Foshan chromosome 3, AalbF5, whole genome shotgun sequence, the following are encoded in one genomic region:
- the LOC109423801 gene encoding MRN complex-interacting protein → MPQELRVVCCFQCRKFQSDIVKKAKKWTCKLCGAKQSLVKEYTRGSGRECRLLVQQLSEGTLQADQFERDVAERVLEGKIELPNAVGNAIRDESERLMASHGQGSARKVEDGSNSKWVSFCSRDDDEVGDLMEGQDMQISNRSKAVGERESVKSKNFANFTPRKAYEPSPTPSLMPLADFHQMNKQDKKEFKWQSKLDRECNLNQISSPIRMASSSTTGSKQSLFSFKPKLCKQTTGDVQEIERINTVTQKRAHNEECPRDKQAPMMSFAKKSKWSSFKSKETDSNASNLPNINEPSQCPNELVSTSKWIKFVTAANEEDDEFS, encoded by the exons ATGCCTCAAGAACTGCGTGTGGTGTGCTGCTTCCAATGCCGGAAATTCCAG TCGGACATCGTAAAGAAGGCGAAAAAGTGGACCTGCAAGCTGTGCGGCGCCAAGCAGTCACTCGTCAAAGAGTACACCCGTGGTTCCGGTCGGGAATGTCGCCTGTTGGTGCAGCAGTTGAGCGAGGGGACGTTGCAGGCGGACCAATTTGAAAGAGACGTTGCCGAACGGGTGCTGGAAGGTAAGATAGAACTGCCAAACGCGGTTGGGAATGCTATTCGTGACGAGTCGGAACGGTTGATGGCTAGCCATGGGCAAGGGTCGGCCAGGAAGGTCGAAGATGGTAGCAACAGTAAATGGGTTAGTTTCTGTTCGAGAGATGATGATGAAGTGGGAGATTTGATGGAGGGACAGGACATGCAGATTTCGAATAGAAGTAAAGCTGTAGGAGAAAGAGAGAGTGTGAAATCAAAAAATTTCGCCAACTTTACCCCACGAAAAGCTTATGAGCCAAGTCCTACACCTAGTTTAATGCCTTTAGCAGATTTCCATCAGATGAACAAACAAGATAAGAAGGAATTCAAGTGGCAATCGAAACTCGACCGTGAATGTAACTTGAACCAAATTTCTTCTCCGATAAGAATGGCATCAAGTTCCACAACTGGCTCTAAACAATCACTATTCAGTTTCAAGCCGAAGTTATGTAAGCAAACGACAGGAGACGTTCAAGAAATTGAACGCATCAATACTGTTACCCAGAAAAGGGCGCATAACGAAGAATGCCCTCGTGATAAACAGGCACCCATGATGAGTTTCGCGAAGAAATCGAAATGGAGCAGCTTCAAATCAAAAGAAACGGATTCTAACGCCTCTAATTTGCCCAATATCAATGAACCGTCGCAATGCCCCAATGAACTTGTGTCGACCTCAAAGTGGATCAAGTTTGTTACAGCAGCCAATGAAGAAGATGATGAATTTTCTTGA